The Hippoglossus hippoglossus isolate fHipHip1 chromosome 21, fHipHip1.pri, whole genome shotgun sequence genome contains a region encoding:
- the tpt1 gene encoding translationally-controlled tumor protein homolog, with translation MIIYKDIITGDEMFSDAFPIKEVEGGFMYEVEGKRVCRTDSIDDSLLGANPSAEEMCESSDSATSSGVDIILNHKLQQTTYDRKQYLKHIKEYMKELKTKLEKDKPEKVDEFTKGMQLVVQRIVKNIKNYEFYTGESMNPDGLVALLDYREDGITPFMLFFKDGLEVEKF, from the exons GTGACGAGATGTTCTCTGATGCCTTTCCCATCAAAGAAGTCGAAGGCGGTTTCATGTACGAAGTTGAAGGAAAG AGAGTCTGCAGGACAGATTCAATCGATGATAGTCTCCTCGGGGCCAACCCTTCTGCAGAAGAGATGTGTGAGTCTAGTGACTCCGCAACTTCAAGCGGTGTGGACATCATCCTCAACCACAAACTGCAACAGACGACTTATGATAGGAAGCAGTACTTGAAACACATTAAGGAATATATGAAGGA gCTTAAGACCAAGCTGGAAAAGGACAAACCAGAGAAAGTGGATGAGTTCACAAAAGGCATGCAACTGGTTGTCCAGAGGATTGTTAAAAACATTAAGAACTACGAG TTTTATACTGGAGAGTCCATGAACCCAGACGGCTTGGTGGCACTGCTGGATTACCGCGAGGATGGCATTACACCATTCATGCTTTTCTTCAAAGATGGTCTGGAGGTTGAGAAATTT tAA